One segment of Natronosalvus halobius DNA contains the following:
- a CDS encoding cupin domain-containing protein codes for MSFLRDALDCETHGLTVIEADEGWDGLEHDHEDDGQEEVYLLIEGEATIQIDGDQVDLASGDAVRVDPETTRELRFTADDSLMVVTGAP; via the coding sequence ATGTCCTTCCTTCGGGACGCGCTCGACTGCGAGACGCACGGGCTAACCGTCATCGAAGCCGACGAGGGCTGGGACGGCCTGGAACACGACCACGAAGACGACGGCCAGGAGGAAGTGTACCTGTTGATCGAGGGCGAGGCGACCATCCAAATCGACGGCGACCAGGTCGACCTCGCGTCCGGTGACGCCGTTCGCGTCGACCCGGAGACGACGCGCGAACTGCGGTTTACGGCGGACGACTCGCTGATGGTCGTTACGGGCGCACCGTAA
- a CDS encoding transposase encodes MTTITKTLQATFAPPTAHKQSKLNDLLETYRDGLQEAFDAGASTMSAVSDIVTPYDLPYQAKAALCNYVPKLHKTYNAKELDDEHPIRLTNQAATFDRSEERRYEFTWWVPRPGRGTNFWIPLRINPEQEDLWHALVTEDAKAGEIRLQKHRKNWVLHVTVEYLVEEPATDGDTTHIGLDIGETALITGCALKDGSPTDPFVCSGSRAKHLRKEMHTTLKRLQERDASEWRTDDRFSHYQNAFTDIVEKASRQAVQYTKQFENPVLVMEDLTYIRERLDYGKYMNRRLHSWAFARLQGRIEDKATEAGIPVEYVNPAYTSKTCHSCHRIGRRDSQAEFRCPHDDCHVSTFQADINASANIARRVDPWGESVPLDKAERDDSPRDGSGCDTATTHCEQSIPA; translated from the coding sequence GTGACGACGATAACTAAGACGCTTCAAGCGACGTTCGCCCCACCGACCGCGCACAAGCAGTCGAAACTGAACGACCTGCTCGAAACCTACCGTGACGGTCTGCAAGAAGCGTTCGACGCCGGGGCGAGTACCATGTCGGCGGTGAGTGACATCGTGACGCCCTACGACCTGCCGTATCAGGCCAAAGCCGCCCTCTGCAACTACGTCCCGAAACTCCACAAGACGTACAACGCGAAAGAATTGGACGACGAACACCCGATACGCCTCACGAACCAAGCCGCGACGTTCGACCGCTCCGAAGAACGTCGCTACGAATTCACGTGGTGGGTTCCCCGTCCCGGTCGGGGAACGAACTTTTGGATTCCGCTCCGCATCAATCCCGAACAGGAGGACCTCTGGCACGCCCTCGTAACGGAGGACGCGAAAGCGGGCGAGATACGGCTTCAGAAGCACCGGAAGAACTGGGTACTGCATGTCACCGTCGAGTACCTGGTCGAAGAACCAGCAACGGACGGTGACACCACGCACATCGGCTTAGACATCGGAGAGACTGCCCTCATCACGGGCTGTGCCCTCAAGGACGGTTCTCCGACTGACCCGTTCGTGTGTAGCGGAAGCAGAGCGAAGCATCTCCGCAAAGAGATGCACACCACCCTGAAACGACTCCAAGAGCGTGACGCATCCGAGTGGCGTACCGACGACCGCTTCTCGCACTACCAGAACGCATTCACCGACATCGTGGAGAAAGCGTCTCGGCAGGCTGTCCAGTACACCAAACAGTTCGAGAATCCGGTGTTGGTGATGGAGGACTTGACGTACATCCGTGAGCGTCTCGACTACGGGAAGTACATGAACCGTCGGCTTCACTCGTGGGCGTTCGCCCGACTCCAAGGGCGCATCGAGGACAAGGCGACGGAAGCAGGCATCCCGGTCGAGTACGTGAACCCGGCGTACACCTCGAAGACGTGCCACTCGTGCCACCGTATCGGTCGGCGGGACTCCCAGGCTGAGTTCCGGTGTCCGCACGACGACTGCCACGTTTCGACGTTTCAGGCCGACATCAACGCTTCCGCGAATATCGCACGGCGGGTTGACCCGTGGGGAGAGAGCGTCCCGCTTGACAAGGCGGAGCGCGATGACTCGCCTCGGGATGGGAGCGGTTGTGACACCGCCACGACTCACTGTGAGCAGAGCATACCAGCGTAG
- a CDS encoding DUF362 domain-containing protein, giving the protein MIDELAIGESTVQDACGDVALPRMGVIEQRWETDPVPPEDVSAEAAEAVAALEFADVPAGGDVAVGVGSRGIDNLPEIVRGVVDALEDRGYEPFVVPAMGSHGGATASGQRDKLETLGVTEASIGCAIRATMDVVQVGETPDRGVPVYADAYAVEADAIVPINRIKPHTGFSGDVESGLSKMLVIGMGKQRGAKLAHDWAVEWSLSNMIPEIADQLLRTLPVAGGVAVVEDQHDDTTLVEGVPPEGFLTREADLLDVARERMPTLPFDDLDVLVIDRLGKDVSGQGMDPNVTGRRHFTINEPEPDSPEIKRVFARTLTPKTKGNAMGMGQADVAHRDVLAELDWSKSLINAITASTVRGVRLPPVVETDRAGLVAALGTIGPVPGEDARVLRVTDTMRLKRCYASSPLVEVARERDDLQIISEPAPLEFDDDGQFVAPSPE; this is encoded by the coding sequence ATGATCGACGAACTCGCGATTGGCGAGTCGACCGTCCAGGACGCCTGCGGAGACGTCGCGCTCCCGCGAATGGGCGTCATCGAACAGCGGTGGGAGACCGACCCGGTCCCGCCCGAAGACGTGTCGGCCGAGGCAGCCGAGGCGGTGGCGGCCCTCGAGTTCGCGGACGTCCCCGCGGGTGGCGACGTGGCCGTCGGCGTCGGCAGCCGCGGCATCGACAACCTCCCCGAGATCGTTCGCGGCGTCGTCGACGCGCTCGAGGACCGGGGGTACGAGCCCTTCGTCGTCCCCGCGATGGGGAGCCACGGCGGGGCGACCGCCTCCGGACAGCGCGACAAACTCGAGACTCTCGGCGTCACCGAGGCATCGATTGGCTGTGCGATCCGGGCGACCATGGACGTCGTCCAGGTCGGCGAGACGCCGGATCGCGGAGTGCCGGTGTACGCGGACGCGTACGCGGTCGAGGCGGACGCCATCGTGCCGATAAACCGGATCAAGCCCCACACCGGCTTCAGCGGCGACGTCGAGAGCGGCCTCTCGAAGATGCTCGTCATCGGGATGGGGAAACAGCGCGGCGCGAAACTCGCCCACGACTGGGCGGTCGAGTGGAGCCTCAGCAATATGATTCCCGAGATCGCCGACCAGTTGCTGCGGACGCTGCCGGTCGCCGGCGGCGTTGCAGTCGTCGAGGACCAGCACGACGACACCACACTCGTTGAGGGCGTCCCACCGGAGGGATTTCTGACTCGAGAGGCCGACCTCCTCGACGTCGCCCGCGAGCGCATGCCGACGCTGCCGTTCGACGACCTGGACGTCCTCGTCATCGATCGGCTCGGCAAGGACGTCAGCGGCCAGGGGATGGATCCCAACGTCACGGGTCGACGCCACTTCACGATCAACGAACCTGAACCGGACTCGCCCGAGATCAAGCGCGTCTTCGCTCGTACTCTCACCCCGAAGACGAAGGGGAACGCGATGGGAATGGGCCAGGCGGACGTCGCCCATCGCGACGTGCTCGCTGAACTCGACTGGTCGAAATCCCTCATCAACGCCATCACCGCGAGCACGGTGCGCGGGGTCCGTCTCCCGCCGGTGGTCGAGACCGACCGCGCGGGACTCGTGGCCGCCCTCGGTACCATCGGCCCCGTTCCAGGTGAAGACGCTCGCGTTCTCAGAGTGACGGACACGATGCGCCTGAAGCGGTGTTACGCCTCGAGTCCACTCGTCGAAGTTGCGCGGGAACGCGATGATCTCCAAATAATTTCGGAACCGGCGCCACTCGAGTTCGACGACGACGGGCAGTTCGTCGCTCCGTCCCCAGAATAA
- a CDS encoding aldo/keto reductase translates to MTDSFDDVDLEFVSLGRTGIQTSELQFGTWRFGRTTEEGNLEITEERAHELLDAYAEAGGRYIDTADVYGGGDSERWIGDWLADGDRDRERYTIASKIYWQIRDGDPNSKGTNRKTVRNRIDALLNRLDTDYVDVLYIHRWDDATSTRELMKTLNGLVQDGKVHYLGASTMRPNAWKVARANAIADAHGWEPFTILQPRYNLVDREIEGDYLEFARQRDLAICPWSPLGQGFLTGKYSREEDVPEDSKSAESSRFRENYLTEENFDLHDELDAVAEEVDASPAQVALAWLSHREGVSAPIVGARTVEQLEENLAAATVNLSDEQMDRLTTAKAGPYEGL, encoded by the coding sequence ATGACTGACTCGTTCGACGACGTCGACCTCGAGTTCGTTTCGCTCGGTCGAACCGGCATCCAGACCAGCGAACTCCAGTTCGGGACCTGGCGCTTCGGCCGGACCACGGAGGAGGGGAACCTCGAGATCACCGAGGAACGCGCCCACGAATTGCTCGACGCCTACGCCGAGGCCGGCGGTCGGTACATCGACACGGCCGACGTCTACGGCGGCGGCGACAGCGAGCGCTGGATCGGCGACTGGCTCGCCGACGGTGACCGCGACCGCGAGCGCTACACCATTGCCTCGAAGATCTACTGGCAGATCCGCGACGGCGACCCGAACAGCAAGGGGACGAACCGGAAGACCGTCAGGAATCGCATCGACGCCCTCCTGAATCGTCTCGACACCGACTACGTCGACGTCCTCTACATCCACCGTTGGGACGACGCGACCTCAACCCGCGAACTGATGAAGACACTGAACGGGCTCGTCCAGGACGGGAAAGTCCACTACCTCGGCGCGTCGACCATGCGACCGAACGCCTGGAAAGTGGCTCGCGCGAACGCCATCGCCGATGCCCACGGCTGGGAGCCTTTCACCATCCTCCAGCCGCGATACAACCTCGTCGACCGAGAGATCGAGGGCGACTACCTCGAATTCGCCCGCCAACGCGACCTCGCGATCTGTCCGTGGAGCCCGCTCGGGCAGGGGTTCCTGACCGGGAAGTACTCCCGAGAGGAGGACGTCCCGGAGGACTCGAAGTCCGCTGAGTCGAGTCGGTTCAGGGAGAATTACCTCACCGAGGAGAACTTCGACCTGCACGACGAACTCGACGCGGTCGCCGAAGAGGTCGACGCGTCGCCGGCCCAGGTCGCGCTGGCGTGGCTCTCCCACCGAGAGGGGGTCAGTGCACCCATCGTCGGCGCCCGGACGGTCGAGCAACTTGAGGAGAATCTCGCGGCCGCGACGGTCAACCTCTCCGACGAGCAGATGGATCGGTTGACGACCGCGAAGGCGGGCCCCTACGAGGGACTGTAA
- a CDS encoding metal-dependent hydrolase, whose amino-acid sequence MMLPTHAFAGMVIALPYALAFPEFGPVALLAGFLGGIVPDLDLYAGHRKTLHYPVYYSGVATLVVPIALLRPTLPVVVATWFLVGAALHSVGDVFGGGLELRPWEATSNRAVYDHHNRRWIAPLRWVRYDGAPEDLALSVVLAVPLVVALEGALEWLVIAFLGIAVTYTAVRRMLPAVASRLLGDLVVPNASNRVLAYVPARYLEASAERGSTQSR is encoded by the coding sequence ATGATGCTGCCGACCCACGCGTTCGCGGGAATGGTGATTGCCCTCCCGTACGCACTTGCGTTCCCCGAATTCGGCCCTGTGGCCCTGCTCGCCGGATTTCTCGGCGGGATCGTTCCGGACCTGGATCTGTACGCCGGTCACCGGAAGACGCTGCACTACCCGGTGTACTACTCGGGGGTCGCCACGCTCGTCGTCCCAATCGCCCTCTTACGGCCAACCCTCCCCGTGGTCGTCGCCACGTGGTTCCTGGTCGGCGCCGCCCTCCACAGCGTCGGCGACGTCTTCGGCGGCGGACTGGAGCTTCGCCCCTGGGAGGCGACATCGAACCGTGCGGTTTACGACCACCACAACCGCCGATGGATCGCTCCCCTGCGCTGGGTACGCTACGATGGGGCGCCGGAGGACCTAGCACTGTCAGTCGTCCTCGCCGTGCCGCTCGTGGTCGCCCTTGAGGGCGCGCTCGAGTGGCTCGTGATCGCGTTCCTGGGTATCGCGGTCACGTACACGGCCGTTCGACGGATGCTGCCCGCAGTCGCCAGTCGACTGCTCGGTGACCTCGTGGTCCCGAACGCCTCGAATCGCGTCCTGGCGTACGTCCCGGCCCGTTATCTGGAAGCCAGCGCCGAACGCGGTTCGACGCAGTCTCGATAG
- a CDS encoding DUF5518 domain-containing protein: MTADTSSRRPADTPDTGGSSTLINALIGAAAGIILTFIPLSTLLGGAVAGYLEDGEPTEGMKVGAIAGLIMLIPFVFMGLFFVLFFLGFGARGAPIAFGLMGFFVLTFGALYTVGLSAVGGYLGVYLKDEL, translated from the coding sequence ATGACTGCCGACACGTCCTCGAGAAGACCGGCCGACACGCCCGATACCGGCGGTTCGAGCACCCTGATCAACGCGCTGATCGGTGCGGCAGCCGGAATTATTCTGACGTTCATCCCGCTCTCGACGCTCCTCGGTGGCGCGGTTGCGGGGTACCTCGAGGACGGCGAGCCGACCGAGGGGATGAAAGTGGGGGCCATCGCGGGACTCATCATGCTGATCCCGTTCGTGTTTATGGGTTTGTTTTTCGTCCTGTTCTTCCTCGGGTTCGGCGCCAGAGGCGCGCCTATCGCGTTCGGTCTGATGGGGTTTTTCGTGCTCACGTTCGGCGCGCTGTACACCGTCGGCCTGAGCGCAGTCGGTGGCTACCTCGGCGTCTACCTCAAGGACGAGTTGTAG
- a CDS encoding TIGR00341 family protein has protein sequence MRYLEIAIPEGRRQAVLDILEDEGIDYVVGDETSGRGYAAVVRFPLPTRAVEPLLDRLTRAGVDNEARVVVINAETVISRSFDALLDQYSHGGTKGERTSRQVLRTRADELTPSFSIYVVMLLISAVVATAGLLADSPAVVVGSMVIAPLIGPALAANVGIVTGDSELTSTGFRYQVVGVAIVVAASVGLATLARFAGLEPAGVDIVVVAELQERVSPNLLSLAVALGAGVAGILSLTRGFSEAIVGVMIAAALIPPAAAVGITVAWGMYGAALGAAVLVTVNVLSINLAALTTLWIAGYRPQGLFEVSPTRRPTYTYAAVFGVALLVLAAPLVSVTLVDFHTTELRSSATDEVDAALEQPRFDGLEAESVEVTLDDDYPVRSVDQVVVTVSGDDPGQLPALTERIQEGITAHTGESVVVEVRFVVSEQRGGTSNDQTDVFSRVDGRLSTP, from the coding sequence ATGCGGTACCTCGAAATCGCTATTCCGGAGGGCCGTCGCCAGGCCGTACTCGACATCCTGGAGGACGAGGGAATCGACTACGTCGTCGGCGACGAAACGAGCGGGCGAGGGTACGCGGCCGTCGTCCGGTTTCCGCTTCCGACGCGAGCCGTCGAACCGCTTCTCGACCGATTGACTCGGGCTGGCGTAGACAACGAGGCGCGCGTCGTCGTGATCAACGCCGAGACCGTCATCTCACGGAGTTTCGACGCCCTGCTGGACCAGTACAGCCACGGCGGCACGAAAGGAGAGCGAACATCGAGACAGGTGCTCCGAACCAGGGCCGACGAACTCACGCCGTCGTTTTCGATCTACGTGGTGATGTTGCTCATCAGTGCCGTCGTCGCGACCGCCGGCCTCCTGGCGGACTCGCCGGCAGTCGTCGTCGGATCGATGGTCATCGCGCCGCTAATCGGCCCCGCGCTGGCTGCGAACGTCGGCATCGTCACCGGCGATAGCGAACTCACGTCGACGGGGTTTCGTTACCAGGTCGTCGGCGTCGCTATCGTCGTCGCCGCGTCAGTCGGCCTCGCGACGCTCGCTCGGTTCGCCGGTCTCGAGCCCGCGGGCGTCGACATCGTCGTGGTCGCCGAACTGCAAGAGCGGGTGTCCCCGAACCTGCTCTCGCTCGCCGTCGCGCTGGGGGCCGGCGTTGCCGGCATCCTGAGTCTCACGCGGGGCTTTTCGGAGGCCATCGTCGGCGTGATGATTGCCGCCGCGCTCATCCCGCCAGCGGCCGCGGTCGGGATCACTGTCGCCTGGGGAATGTACGGCGCGGCACTCGGTGCCGCCGTGCTCGTGACCGTCAACGTGCTCTCGATCAATCTTGCCGCGCTGACCACGCTGTGGATCGCCGGCTACCGTCCGCAGGGACTGTTCGAGGTGTCGCCAACTCGACGACCAACCTACACGTACGCGGCGGTTTTTGGGGTCGCGTTGCTCGTGCTGGCCGCCCCTCTCGTTAGCGTTACTCTGGTCGACTTTCACACGACGGAACTGCGCTCGAGCGCGACCGACGAGGTTGACGCCGCACTCGAACAACCGCGATTCGACGGTCTCGAGGCCGAGTCGGTCGAGGTGACGCTCGACGACGACTATCCCGTCCGGTCGGTCGACCAGGTCGTCGTCACCGTCTCTGGAGACGACCCCGGCCAGTTACCGGCGCTGACCGAGCGGATCCAGGAGGGGATCACAGCGCACACGGGCGAGTCGGTCGTCGTCGAGGTCCGGTTCGTCGTCTCCGAGCAGCGAGGTGGGACGTCCAACGACCAGACCGACGTGTTCTCGAGGGTGGACGGACGACTTTCGACACCATGA
- the tatA gene encoding twin-arginine translocase TatA/TatE family subunit: MVAEIAPLVIPGVPGGPELLIILFIAILLFGANKIPKLARSTGEAMGEFKKGQEKVEKELEEMRETGNYDDEEEEFVDTEPVTAEDEETETETETETETEVN; the protein is encoded by the coding sequence ATGGTAGCCGAAATCGCACCGCTTGTCATCCCCGGCGTCCCCGGGGGTCCGGAACTCCTGATCATCCTCTTCATCGCCATTTTGCTCTTTGGGGCGAACAAGATCCCCAAACTGGCACGGTCGACCGGAGAGGCCATGGGGGAGTTCAAGAAGGGTCAGGAAAAGGTCGAGAAAGAACTCGAAGAAATGCGTGAAACGGGGAACTATGACGACGAGGAAGAGGAGTTCGTCGACACGGAGCCCGTCACGGCTGAGGACGAGGAGACGGAAACCGAAACGGAAACGGAAACCGAAACGGAAGTCAACTAA
- a CDS encoding HD domain-containing protein: MSDSEHVESPSDGRIYDPDDDHHFPDEKLNAVLEFVEADEEIQTYLEAQNVNAVDRKRYNDHGAKHIEIVRNRALCLYDLLKAGDVDFNGARQQGLEEADEAVIIALAATLHDVGHIVHRDQHAYYSIPLAADILDRILPEFYDIADRVRVKGETLHAILCHHTAEKPLTTEAGVIRVSDALDMERGRSRIPYEQGGRGINTLSSQAISRVSLHEGESSPVMVEIAMTNAAGVYQVDNLLKAKLKGSGLEDDIRIVAVNTNENREQLVERIEL; this comes from the coding sequence ATGAGTGACAGCGAACACGTCGAGAGTCCCTCCGATGGCCGCATCTACGACCCAGACGACGATCATCACTTTCCCGACGAGAAACTGAACGCGGTGCTCGAGTTCGTCGAGGCAGACGAAGAGATACAGACCTACCTCGAGGCCCAGAACGTCAACGCGGTCGACCGCAAACGGTACAACGACCACGGGGCGAAACACATCGAGATCGTTCGCAATCGTGCGCTCTGTCTCTACGACCTGCTGAAAGCGGGCGACGTCGACTTCAACGGAGCCAGACAACAGGGCCTCGAGGAGGCCGACGAAGCGGTGATCATCGCGCTGGCGGCCACCCTCCACGACGTCGGCCACATCGTCCACCGCGACCAGCACGCCTATTACTCGATTCCGCTGGCCGCTGACATTCTCGACCGGATACTGCCGGAGTTCTACGACATCGCCGATCGCGTCCGCGTAAAGGGCGAGACCCTGCACGCAATTCTCTGTCATCACACGGCCGAAAAGCCCCTGACGACCGAGGCGGGCGTCATCCGGGTTTCGGACGCGCTCGATATGGAGCGGGGTCGCTCGCGGATCCCGTACGAACAGGGTGGCCGCGGGATCAACACCCTCTCGAGCCAGGCGATCAGCCGCGTCTCGCTTCACGAGGGCGAATCCAGCCCCGTAATGGTCGAGATCGCGATGACCAACGCCGCCGGCGTCTACCAGGTCGACAATCTGCTAAAGGCCAAGCTCAAGGGATCGGGGCTCGAAGACGACATCCGGATCGTCGCCGTGAACACGAACGAGAACCGCGAACAGCTCGTCGAACGTATCGAACTGTGA
- a CDS encoding helix-turn-helix domain-containing protein: MQTDVRQQTLVAVPPDIESAQAKLIYLSLAVWEGTSVDDLCTELDVEKGAALSILGTLRERGHVERLDGRYRVC, translated from the coding sequence ATGCAAACCGACGTTCGACAGCAGACCCTGGTGGCGGTCCCACCGGATATCGAATCGGCGCAGGCGAAACTCATCTACCTCTCGCTCGCCGTCTGGGAGGGAACGTCCGTCGACGACCTCTGTACGGAACTCGACGTCGAGAAAGGCGCGGCACTCTCGATCCTCGGAACACTCAGGGAACGCGGTCACGTCGAACGCCTGGACGGTCGGTATCGCGTCTGCTGA
- a CDS encoding XapX domain-containing protein, whose product MTVKLIALGLLTGFLTGAFFALVDVPIPAPPELPGLLGIVGIYLGYKFVETAGLGTTVLETLGL is encoded by the coding sequence ATGACAGTCAAACTCATCGCACTGGGGCTGCTGACGGGATTCCTGACCGGAGCGTTCTTCGCGCTAGTCGACGTGCCGATTCCGGCCCCGCCCGAACTCCCCGGGCTCCTGGGTATCGTGGGAATCTACCTCGGCTACAAGTTCGTGGAGACGGCAGGACTCGGCACAACCGTGCTCGAAACGCTCGGATTGTAG
- a CDS encoding 5'-deoxyadenosine deaminase has product MLIAGTVVVDAETIIQDGAVVVEGDQIVAVGPRTECLDRYPDHERHTCDIVAPGTVGAHVHSVQSLGRGIADDTELLEWLFEYVLPMEAELDPEAMRVAAELGYLELLESGTTTCIDHLSVRHAEEAFEAAREMGIRARLGKVMMDTESPSGLLEDTDEALAESERLIRRYHGVDGGRIQYAVTPRFAVSCTEECLRGARRLADSYDGVRIHTHASENRGEIAAVEERTGLRNVHWLHEVGLTGEDVVLAHCVWTDESEREVLAETGTNVTYCPSSNMKLASGVAPITDYLDRGINVALGNDGPPCNNTLDPFTEMRQASLLQKVEALEPRALPAETVFEMATMNGATAAGFDRVGKLREGWKADIIGLRTDRTRATPIHDVLSHLVFAAHGDDVTFTMVDGEVRLRDGEAVGIDAERLRARAAEIASGLEAAP; this is encoded by the coding sequence ATGTTGATCGCGGGAACCGTCGTCGTCGACGCTGAGACGATCATCCAGGACGGAGCCGTCGTCGTCGAGGGCGACCAAATCGTCGCCGTCGGCCCTCGAACCGAGTGTCTCGACCGGTATCCCGACCACGAGCGTCACACCTGTGACATCGTGGCTCCGGGGACCGTCGGTGCGCACGTCCACTCCGTCCAGAGCCTCGGCCGTGGCATCGCGGACGACACGGAACTGCTGGAGTGGCTCTTCGAGTACGTGCTCCCCATGGAAGCCGAACTGGACCCGGAGGCGATGCGCGTTGCCGCCGAACTCGGCTACCTCGAATTGCTCGAGAGCGGGACGACGACCTGCATCGACCACCTTTCGGTCCGCCACGCCGAGGAGGCCTTCGAGGCCGCACGTGAGATGGGCATCCGGGCGCGCCTCGGCAAGGTCATGATGGACACCGAGTCCCCGTCCGGCCTGCTCGAGGACACTGACGAAGCGTTAGCCGAGAGCGAACGCCTCATCCGGCGCTACCACGGGGTCGACGGTGGCCGAATCCAGTACGCGGTCACCCCTCGATTCGCCGTGAGCTGCACCGAGGAGTGTCTGCGGGGGGCGAGGCGGCTGGCCGACAGCTACGACGGCGTTCGCATCCACACCCACGCGAGCGAGAACCGGGGCGAGATCGCCGCAGTCGAGGAACGGACCGGGTTGCGAAACGTCCACTGGCTGCACGAGGTCGGCCTCACCGGCGAAGACGTCGTCCTGGCCCACTGCGTCTGGACCGACGAATCCGAACGCGAGGTGCTGGCCGAGACGGGGACCAACGTCACCTACTGCCCGTCGTCGAACATGAAGCTAGCGAGCGGCGTCGCACCCATCACCGACTACCTCGACCGCGGGATCAACGTCGCGTTGGGCAACGACGGGCCGCCGTGTAACAACACGCTCGATCCGTTCACCGAGATGCGACAGGCGTCTCTGCTCCAGAAGGTCGAAGCCCTCGAGCCACGAGCACTCCCCGCGGAGACGGTCTTCGAGATGGCGACGATGAACGGTGCGACCGCCGCGGGATTCGACCGCGTCGGGAAACTGCGCGAGGGGTGGAAAGCTGACATTATCGGCCTGCGGACGGACCGCACGCGGGCCACGCCGATCCACGACGTGCTCTCACACCTCGTGTTCGCCGCCCACGGCGACGACGTGACGTTCACGATGGTCGACGGAGAGGTCCGGTTGCGAGACGGGGAAGCGGTCGGTATCGACGCTGAACGGCTTCGTGCCCGCGCGGCCGAAATTGCGTCGGGACTCGAGGCGGCGCCGTAG
- the gvpA gene encoding gas vesicle protein GvpA, with protein MASPQRRPDSSSLAEVLDRILDKGVVIDVWARISVVGIELITVEARVVVASVDTFLHYAEEIAKIERATAEGGLEDLEVETRPESSPKTAAE; from the coding sequence ATGGCATCACCACAACGTCGACCAGATTCCTCGAGTCTCGCAGAAGTGCTCGATCGCATTCTTGACAAAGGCGTCGTTATTGACGTTTGGGCACGCATCTCCGTTGTCGGAATCGAGCTCATCACCGTCGAGGCTCGAGTCGTCGTGGCCTCCGTCGATACCTTCCTGCACTACGCGGAGGAAATCGCGAAAATCGAGCGGGCCACCGCCGAGGGCGGCCTCGAAGACCTCGAAGTTGAGACACGGCCGGAGTCATCACCCAAGACAGCAGCCGAGTAA
- a CDS encoding helix-turn-helix domain-containing protein produces MIIVEFRLDHPILKKALNQVPEMEITWERSDAVDDSQVRTLVWAEGGDFKTFEDALDDDPTVAPPSRVIEVGDRRLYQIDLVGEGLRTSIYPLVVEEGGVIQNLTASHDGWEFRASFPDRTSFVRFHDFCREHEIGFDFTRMYDEHETGDGAGYGLTERQRETLVGAVDCGYFEIPRECSLAELGEHLGISETATSERVRRAVNMLIVQTVHSGTSEP; encoded by the coding sequence ATGATCATCGTCGAGTTTCGACTGGACCATCCGATCCTGAAGAAGGCATTGAACCAAGTGCCGGAGATGGAGATTACGTGGGAGCGGTCGGACGCCGTCGATGACAGTCAAGTCCGAACCCTCGTCTGGGCAGAGGGCGGTGATTTCAAGACTTTTGAAGACGCTCTCGATGACGATCCTACGGTTGCGCCTCCGTCTCGAGTGATCGAGGTAGGGGACCGACGGCTCTATCAGATCGATCTGGTTGGAGAAGGATTGCGTACGAGTATTTACCCGTTGGTGGTTGAGGAGGGAGGAGTGATTCAGAATCTGACTGCGTCCCATGACGGTTGGGAGTTTCGAGCTTCGTTTCCTGACCGGACGTCATTTGTTCGATTTCACGATTTTTGTCGTGAGCACGAGATCGGGTTTGACTTCACCCGGATGTACGATGAGCATGAAACCGGTGATGGGGCGGGTTACGGATTAACCGAACGACAGCGGGAAACGCTTGTTGGGGCTGTTGACTGCGGGTATTTTGAGATCCCCCGGGAGTGTTCACTTGCTGAGCTTGGAGAGCATCTTGGAATTTCCGAAACGGCGACCTCGGAACGGGTTCGCCGTGCTGTAAATATGCTTATCGTCCAGACCGTTCATTCCGGCACTTCAGAGCCTTAG
- a CDS encoding DUF7344 domain-containing protein encodes MTENSGRLQIELLFGALSDRHRRQLVAYMHTINKDLFHLDDLAQIIAIQETDPSEVSEEKREQVKIELHHRHLPKLDDAGLIEYDSRNGDVRYRGTTDSELIDVSQFLNSTEEIAANIDQ; translated from the coding sequence ATGACTGAAAACAGTGGACGGCTTCAAATCGAACTGCTCTTTGGTGCGCTGAGCGATCGTCATCGACGACAGCTCGTCGCCTATATGCACACCATCAACAAGGATCTCTTTCACCTTGACGACCTTGCCCAGATAATTGCTATCCAGGAGACCGATCCTTCTGAAGTCTCTGAGGAAAAACGAGAGCAGGTGAAAATAGAGCTTCATCACCGACACTTGCCGAAATTAGATGATGCAGGACTCATCGAATACGACTCCCGAAACGGCGATGTTCGATATCGAGGGACAACCGACAGCGAACTCATCGATGTATCCCAGTTCCTGAACTCCACGGAAGAGATAGCTGCCAATATCGATCAATAG